One genomic region from Nocardia vinacea encodes:
- a CDS encoding FAD-binding oxidoreductase, translating into MTFEDLRAELSGRVLVPGDAGFEAAARPWTLTVTQPVAAVVRAGDADDVAAVVAHAYRAGVPVIAQPTGHGAAGGVEDAILLRTGGLDSVEIDAERRVAKVGAGANWGSVQAAAAVHGLTGLAGSNPVVGVTGYTLGGGMSWFGRKHGWASDAVRAFEIVDAEGARTRVTAANDPELFWALRGGGGDFAVVTALEFDLFPAPGLYGGRVMWHGARTAEVFEAFQEITADAPDELSVWFHRFQFPDAPPMVALDVAYLGEPEVGRSLLTRLDAIDGPLADKRGALSVASLGEITAEPTDPSPSLSRAELLTDLGDAVVKTLLDEPVAPLVDIQIRHLGGAFARAGADGGARGPVTEPYLLYALGLGLPHIVDAVKARRAEIVDAIGAHISGLKPYTFLTPEETAAAAFDSSTLARLREIKRARDPRSVIRANYPVLG; encoded by the coding sequence ATGACATTCGAGGATCTGCGCGCTGAACTATCCGGCCGGGTGCTGGTGCCGGGTGACGCGGGCTTCGAGGCGGCGGCGCGGCCGTGGACCTTGACGGTCACCCAGCCGGTCGCCGCGGTGGTGCGGGCCGGCGATGCGGATGACGTCGCGGCGGTGGTGGCACACGCATATCGAGCCGGGGTACCGGTGATCGCGCAGCCGACCGGGCACGGCGCCGCCGGCGGGGTGGAGGACGCGATCCTGCTGCGCACCGGGGGACTGGACAGTGTCGAGATCGATGCCGAGCGGCGGGTGGCGAAGGTCGGCGCGGGCGCGAACTGGGGCTCGGTGCAGGCCGCGGCTGCGGTGCACGGACTCACCGGACTCGCAGGCAGCAATCCGGTGGTCGGCGTCACCGGATACACCCTCGGTGGCGGGATGAGCTGGTTCGGCCGCAAGCACGGTTGGGCCTCGGATGCGGTGCGCGCCTTCGAGATCGTGGACGCCGAGGGCGCGCGGACGCGGGTGACCGCTGCGAACGATCCGGAGCTGTTCTGGGCATTGCGTGGTGGCGGCGGCGATTTCGCGGTGGTGACCGCGCTCGAATTCGACCTCTTCCCGGCGCCGGGGCTCTACGGCGGGCGGGTGATGTGGCACGGTGCGCGCACGGCGGAGGTCTTCGAGGCATTCCAGGAGATCACCGCCGACGCACCCGACGAACTGTCGGTGTGGTTCCACCGGTTCCAGTTCCCGGATGCGCCGCCGATGGTCGCGCTGGATGTCGCCTACCTCGGCGAACCCGAGGTAGGCCGATCCCTGCTGACCCGGTTGGACGCGATCGACGGGCCGCTCGCCGATAAGCGTGGCGCGCTGTCGGTGGCGAGCCTCGGCGAAATCACGGCGGAGCCAACCGATCCCAGCCCGTCCCTGTCCCGCGCCGAACTGCTCACCGACCTCGGCGACGCGGTCGTGAAGACCCTGCTCGACGAGCCGGTCGCACCGCTGGTCGATATCCAGATCCGCCATCTCGGCGGCGCATTCGCCAGGGCGGGCGCGGACGGTGGCGCGCGCGGACCGGTCACCGAGCCCTATCTGCTCTATGCGTTGGGACTCGGACTTCCGCATATCGTCGACGCGGTCAAGGCCCGGCGGGCCGAGATCGTCGACGCGATCGGCGCGCACATCAGCGGGCTCAAGCCGTACACCTTCCTCACTCCGGAGGAGACGGCCGCCGCGGCATTCGACTCGTCGACCTTGGCGCGGTTGCGGGAGATCAAGCGGGCGCGCGATCCGCGGTCGGTGATCCGCGCCAATTATCCGGTTCTCGGATAA
- a CDS encoding LysR family transcriptional regulator, with translation MDSLRQLRYFVAVAEELHFGRAAERLGIAQPPLSQRIRKLEHDLGARLFDRNSRRVELTEAGQILLVEARDLLARWDRAQRMVGKAHRGEIDALRVGVPPELAGRVLAAILTTFESRDVRVDLQELTTAEQIRLLADRQLDAGLLQHPVDVVGLELGPEVETPLGVVLPRDSPLAARSALTLADLAGLGLVIFPRAAAPGLYDATLRTCWEHGFRPTRVQHARNPEFVLGMVLSGRGVAFDQGMVAQKEPRVVWRPLTDALSWRLSLAWPAAAPHPLVRELAELIVTVIQGDGASRPAPAQEVAQRPWNVVFGRS, from the coding sequence GTGGACTCCCTGCGCCAGCTGCGGTACTTCGTCGCCGTCGCCGAAGAACTGCATTTCGGGCGGGCCGCCGAACGCCTCGGCATCGCGCAGCCGCCGCTCAGCCAGCGCATCCGCAAACTCGAACACGATCTCGGGGCCCGGCTCTTCGACCGGAACAGCCGACGTGTCGAACTCACCGAGGCGGGTCAGATCCTGCTCGTCGAAGCCCGCGATCTGCTCGCCCGCTGGGACCGCGCGCAACGGATGGTGGGCAAGGCGCATCGGGGTGAGATCGATGCGCTGCGGGTCGGTGTCCCACCCGAACTGGCCGGGCGGGTGCTCGCGGCGATCCTCACCACATTCGAAAGCCGTGACGTCCGAGTCGATCTACAGGAACTGACCACCGCCGAGCAGATCCGACTGCTCGCCGACCGTCAACTCGATGCCGGACTGCTGCAACATCCGGTCGATGTGGTCGGACTCGAGCTCGGACCCGAGGTCGAGACACCGCTCGGGGTGGTGTTGCCACGCGATTCCCCGCTGGCCGCACGCTCCGCGCTCACCCTCGCCGACCTGGCCGGACTCGGTCTGGTGATCTTTCCGCGGGCCGCCGCGCCCGGACTCTACGACGCGACCCTGCGCACCTGCTGGGAGCACGGCTTCCGGCCCACCCGCGTCCAGCACGCGCGCAATCCCGAATTCGTGCTCGGCATGGTGCTCTCCGGCCGCGGCGTCGCCTTCGACCAGGGCATGGTCGCGCAAAAGGAACCGCGCGTCGTCTGGCGACCGCTGACCGACGCACTGAGCTGGCGGCTCTCGCTGGCGTGGCCCGCCGCGGCACCACATCCGCTGGTCCGCGAACTGGCCGAGCTGATCGTGACGGTCATCCAGGGCGACGGCGCGTCACGGCCCGCGCCCGCTCAGGAGGTGGCACAGCGGCCGTGGAATGTCGTATTCGGCAGATCGTGA
- a CDS encoding serine hydrolase, with amino-acid sequence MEEIFRKAGVRGWVHARCFDCAGEVGLGADEPVVLASVVKVPLVLEFARQVVAGQLDPTDRVRASAADRLGGVGTAGCLDDVEFSLRDAAFFALTVSDNTAADLLFDRVGLDNVRSLVRELRLTETRIVGSPRYVVQTMAEDIGASDTTEFARRFPTLSVSEVLATRAMDPLRTTASTPRDMTRLLTLLGQDRAGDPAACRWVRELMGQQLNWHRLAAAFPSEVSVWGKTGSLPAIRNEIGVVAYPGGSRYAVAVFTRADTLAQRLPEVDHAIGEAARLAIHRIRHDLPNTTFHGRCATS; translated from the coding sequence GTGGAGGAGATCTTCCGTAAGGCCGGTGTGCGCGGTTGGGTGCACGCCCGATGTTTCGATTGCGCCGGTGAGGTGGGGCTCGGCGCCGATGAACCGGTGGTGCTGGCGTCGGTGGTGAAGGTGCCGTTGGTGCTGGAGTTCGCCCGTCAGGTGGTCGCGGGTCAGCTCGACCCGACCGATCGGGTGCGGGCGAGCGCGGCGGACCGGCTCGGTGGCGTCGGCACCGCCGGATGTCTGGACGATGTCGAGTTCAGCCTGCGCGATGCGGCGTTCTTCGCACTGACCGTGAGCGACAACACCGCCGCCGACCTGCTCTTCGATCGCGTCGGCCTGGACAATGTGCGCTCGCTGGTGCGCGAATTGAGGCTCACCGAGACGCGGATCGTCGGCTCGCCCAGGTACGTCGTCCAGACCATGGCTGAGGATATCGGCGCATCCGATACCACCGAGTTCGCGCGGCGCTTCCCGACCCTGAGCGTGTCGGAAGTGCTTGCCACCCGGGCCATGGACCCACTGCGTACGACCGCGAGCACGCCGCGCGACATGACCCGGCTGCTCACCCTGCTCGGCCAGGACCGCGCGGGCGATCCTGCCGCCTGCCGGTGGGTGCGCGAGCTCATGGGCCAGCAGCTCAACTGGCACCGGCTCGCCGCGGCCTTCCCGTCGGAGGTGTCGGTGTGGGGCAAGACCGGATCACTGCCCGCGATTCGCAATGAGATCGGGGTGGTGGCATATCCCGGTGGAAGTCGTTATGCCGTAGCGGTATTCACCAGGGCGGATACGCTCGCCCAGCGATTGCCCGAGGTGGATCATGCGATCGGCGAGGCCGCGCGGCTGGCGATTCACCGCATCCGTCACGATCTGCCGAATACGACATTCCACGGCCGCTGTGCCACCTCCTGA
- a CDS encoding acyl-CoA dehydrogenase family protein, whose protein sequence is MLSVDELFAIDALLTEDEREIRDTVRTFANHRLRPQIAEWFEAGTFPARELAPELGNVGLLGMHLEGYGCAGLSATAYGLACQELEAVDSGVRSMVSVQGSLAMTAIHKFGSEEQKQQWLPDMAAGRALGCFGLTEPDFGSNPGGMRTRAKRDGTDWVLNGSKMWITNGSVADIAVVWAQTEDEGKQVVRGFLVPPAAPGFAAREMHHKLSLRASVTAELDFDDVRLPADAVLPQSRGLSSPLACLSEARFGIIFGALGAARDCLAATIEYARTREVFDKPLAAYQLTQAKLADMALEYGKGQLLALQVGRLKDRGEVLAEQISAGKLNSTREAIAIARECRTILGANGITLDYPVLRHANNLESVLTYEGTAEVHQLVLGKALTDSNAFR, encoded by the coding sequence ATGCTGAGCGTTGATGAACTGTTCGCGATCGATGCCCTGTTGACCGAGGACGAGCGCGAGATCCGCGATACCGTCCGCACGTTCGCGAACCATCGGTTGCGGCCGCAGATCGCGGAATGGTTCGAGGCAGGGACGTTCCCAGCCCGTGAGCTTGCGCCGGAACTCGGCAATGTCGGGTTGCTCGGTATGCACTTGGAGGGCTACGGATGCGCGGGTCTGTCGGCGACCGCCTACGGTCTGGCCTGCCAGGAGCTCGAGGCGGTCGATTCGGGTGTGCGCAGCATGGTTTCGGTGCAGGGTTCGCTGGCCATGACCGCGATCCACAAGTTCGGCTCCGAGGAGCAGAAGCAGCAGTGGCTGCCGGATATGGCGGCCGGACGCGCGCTCGGCTGCTTCGGACTCACCGAACCGGATTTCGGCTCGAATCCGGGTGGCATGCGAACCAGGGCCAAGCGCGACGGCACCGACTGGGTGCTCAACGGCTCCAAGATGTGGATCACCAACGGATCGGTGGCCGATATCGCGGTGGTGTGGGCGCAGACCGAGGACGAGGGCAAGCAGGTGGTGCGCGGCTTCCTGGTCCCGCCGGCCGCACCCGGATTCGCCGCGCGCGAGATGCATCACAAGTTGTCGTTGCGCGCATCGGTGACGGCGGAATTGGACTTCGACGACGTGCGGCTGCCTGCCGATGCGGTGCTGCCGCAGTCGCGCGGACTGAGTTCCCCGCTCGCCTGTCTGAGCGAGGCGCGGTTCGGCATCATCTTCGGCGCCCTCGGCGCGGCGCGCGACTGTCTGGCCGCGACCATCGAGTACGCGCGGACCAGGGAGGTCTTCGACAAGCCGCTGGCCGCCTACCAGTTGACCCAGGCGAAGCTCGCCGATATGGCACTCGAGTACGGCAAGGGCCAGCTGCTCGCGCTGCAGGTCGGCAGGTTGAAGGATCGCGGCGAGGTGCTGGCGGAGCAGATCAGCGCGGGCAAGTTGAACAGCACCCGGGAGGCCATCGCCATCGCCCGCGAATGCCGGACCATACTCGGCGCCAACGGCATCACGCTGGACTATCCGGTGCTGCGGCACGCGAACAATCTCGAGTCGGTGCTCACGTATGAGGGCACGGCCGAGGTGCATCAGTTGGTGCTCGGAAAGGCGCTCACCGACTCGAATGCGTTTCGGTAA
- the greA gene encoding transcription elongation factor GreA gives MTETQVTWLTPESHDRLKGELDALIANRPVIAAEINERREEGDLKENGGYHAAREEQGQQEARIRQLQELLNNAKVGVAPTKSGVALPGSVVKVYYDGDESDTETFLIATREEGLNDSKLETYSPSSPLGGALIDAKVGDTREYTLPNGKTMKVTLVSAEPYHS, from the coding sequence ATGACTGAGACGCAAGTGACTTGGCTGACCCCGGAGTCGCACGACAGGCTCAAGGGTGAACTCGACGCGCTCATCGCCAATCGTCCGGTCATCGCCGCCGAGATCAACGAGCGCCGTGAAGAGGGCGACCTCAAGGAAAACGGCGGATATCACGCCGCGCGTGAAGAGCAGGGTCAGCAGGAGGCGCGCATCCGGCAGCTGCAGGAGCTGCTGAACAACGCAAAGGTCGGCGTTGCGCCCACCAAGTCCGGCGTCGCGCTGCCGGGTTCGGTCGTCAAGGTCTACTACGACGGTGACGAATCCGACACCGAGACCTTCCTCATCGCGACCCGCGAAGAGGGTCTCAACGACTCCAAGCTCGAGACCTACTCGCCGAGTTCGCCGCTCGGTGGCGCGCTCATCGATGCGAAGGTCGGCGACACCCGTGAGTACACGCTGCCCAACGGCAAGACCATGAAGGTGACGTTGGTCAGCGCCGAGCCGTACCACAGCTGA
- the mca gene encoding mycothiol conjugate amidase Mca has protein sequence MAVHAHPDDESSKGAATTARYADEGHDVLIVTLTGGERGSILNPAMDTPGVLERIDEIRREEMEAAAAALGVRQTWLGFVDSGLPEGDPLPPLPEGCFALVPLEEAVEALVRVVREFKPHVMTTYDENGGYPHPDHIRCHEVSMAAFDAAGDPERFPDAGEPWQPLKIYYDHGFTMARLDVFAAEYERIGEPFPLQEWLERMRAYRQGRPDGMSKVTTQIECAKYFPQRDDALRAHATQIDPNGAFFAIPMEMQQRLWPTEEFELAKSRVDSARPETDLFAGIEDEHR, from the coding sequence ATGGCGGTTCATGCGCACCCCGACGACGAATCCAGTAAGGGTGCCGCGACGACCGCACGGTATGCCGACGAGGGCCACGATGTCCTCATCGTCACGCTGACCGGCGGCGAACGCGGCAGCATCCTCAACCCTGCGATGGACACTCCCGGCGTGTTGGAGCGGATCGACGAGATCCGGCGCGAGGAGATGGAGGCCGCGGCCGCCGCGCTCGGTGTGCGCCAGACCTGGCTCGGTTTCGTCGACTCCGGCCTACCCGAGGGCGATCCGCTGCCGCCGCTACCCGAGGGCTGCTTCGCGCTGGTCCCGCTGGAAGAAGCCGTCGAGGCGCTGGTCCGCGTGGTGCGCGAGTTCAAGCCGCATGTGATGACCACCTATGACGAGAACGGCGGCTACCCGCATCCCGATCACATCCGCTGCCACGAGGTGTCGATGGCCGCGTTCGACGCGGCGGGCGATCCGGAGCGTTTCCCGGATGCGGGCGAGCCGTGGCAGCCGCTGAAGATCTACTACGACCACGGTTTCACCATGGCCCGCCTGGATGTATTCGCCGCCGAATACGAACGGATCGGTGAGCCGTTTCCGCTGCAGGAGTGGCTGGAACGGATGCGCGCCTACCGGCAGGGCCGCCCGGACGGCATGTCCAAGGTGACCACCCAGATCGAGTGCGCCAAATACTTCCCGCAGCGCGATGACGCCCTGCGCGCGCACGCCACCCAGATCGATCCCAACGGCGCGTTCTTCGCGATTCCGATGGAAATGCAGCAGCGGCTGTGGCCGACCGAGGAGTTCGAACTGGCCAAGTCCAGGGTCGACTCCGCGCGGCCGGAGACCGATCTGTTCGCCGGTATCGAAGACGAGCACCGGTGA
- a CDS encoding TIGR03086 family metal-binding protein — translation MDNVIGQIDRALDMTGAIVIAAVDGDRLAAPTPCQDWDVHAVLNHAVGNMHRFAAGVSGTDAGAGLEDDWLGIDPQGAFAAAAEVDRAAWHRPDALTGTVRMALGELPGPAAAMVHLTEVVAHGVDIALAIDRPDLADDELCAELLTTMHAMGGLDGFRKPGIFDDEVTVPAEAPAHRRLLGYLGRAW, via the coding sequence ATGGACAATGTGATCGGACAGATCGACCGCGCACTGGATATGACGGGTGCGATCGTGATCGCCGCCGTCGACGGCGACCGGCTCGCGGCGCCGACGCCATGTCAGGATTGGGATGTGCATGCGGTGCTCAATCATGCCGTCGGCAATATGCACCGGTTCGCGGCCGGGGTGAGCGGGACCGATGCGGGCGCCGGACTCGAGGACGACTGGCTCGGCATCGATCCGCAGGGCGCGTTCGCCGCGGCCGCCGAGGTGGACCGCGCGGCCTGGCATCGCCCCGACGCCCTGACCGGCACCGTGCGCATGGCACTCGGCGAGCTCCCCGGTCCGGCGGCCGCCATGGTCCATCTCACCGAGGTCGTCGCGCACGGCGTCGATATCGCGTTGGCCATCGATCGCCCCGACCTCGCCGATGACGAATTGTGCGCCGAACTGCTGACCACAATGCACGCCATGGGCGGACTCGATGGGTTCCGCAAGCCGGGGATATTCGACGACGAGGTCACGGTACCGGCAGAGGCGCCCGCACACCGTCGACTGCTCGGCTATCTCGGACGAGCCTGGTAA
- a CDS encoding cystathionine gamma-synthase: MSERSERTMNRAELGFSTRAVHAGYEPEARTGAVNVPIYASSTFAQDGVGGLREGYEYGRTGNPTRTALEANLAALESGRYGRAFASGMAATDCALRATLRPGDHIVIPDDAYGGTFRLIDKVFSQWGIEHSPAHVFNVDEMRAAIRPNTKLIWIETPTNPLLSIGDIPALAEVAHVAGAKLVVDNTFATPYLQQPLLLGADIVTHSTTKYLGGHSDVVGGALITNDPQLDAAFAFLQNGAGAVPGPFDAYLTLRGTKTLAVRMDRHCDNAETIAEFLTRHPAISQVIYPGLAEHPGHAIADKQMKRFGGMISVRLNGGKDAAHEFCSRTKIFTLAESLGGVESLIEHPAAMTHASTAGSQLEVPDDLVRLSVGIEDVSDLLADIEQALAN; encoded by the coding sequence ATGAGCGAGCGCAGCGAGCGAACAATGAACAGAGCTGAGCTGGGATTCTCCACCAGAGCCGTGCATGCCGGATACGAACCCGAAGCGCGGACCGGTGCGGTGAACGTGCCCATCTACGCGAGTTCGACGTTCGCCCAGGACGGGGTGGGCGGGTTGCGCGAAGGCTACGAATACGGCCGCACCGGCAACCCGACCAGGACCGCACTCGAGGCGAACCTCGCCGCGCTCGAATCGGGCCGCTACGGACGCGCGTTCGCCTCCGGCATGGCCGCCACCGACTGTGCGCTGCGGGCGACGCTGCGCCCCGGTGACCACATCGTCATCCCGGACGACGCCTACGGCGGCACCTTCCGGCTGATCGACAAGGTCTTCAGCCAGTGGGGCATCGAGCATTCGCCCGCGCATGTATTCAATGTCGACGAGATGCGTGCCGCGATCCGCCCGAACACCAAGCTGATCTGGATCGAAACCCCCACCAACCCACTGCTGAGCATCGGCGACATTCCGGCGCTCGCCGAGGTCGCACATGTCGCGGGCGCGAAACTGGTGGTGGACAACACCTTTGCCACGCCGTACCTGCAGCAGCCGCTGCTGCTCGGCGCCGATATCGTCACGCATTCGACCACCAAGTACCTCGGTGGGCACTCCGATGTCGTGGGCGGGGCGTTGATCACCAACGATCCGCAACTCGATGCGGCTTTCGCCTTCCTGCAGAACGGTGCGGGCGCGGTGCCCGGCCCGTTCGACGCCTACCTCACCCTGCGCGGCACCAAAACCCTCGCGGTGCGGATGGATCGACACTGCGACAACGCCGAAACCATTGCCGAATTCCTGACCAGGCATCCGGCCATTTCGCAGGTCATCTACCCGGGCCTGGCCGAGCATCCGGGCCACGCCATCGCCGACAAGCAGATGAAGCGCTTCGGCGGCATGATTTCGGTGCGGCTCAACGGCGGCAAAGATGCGGCGCACGAGTTCTGCTCGCGCACCAAGATCTTCACCCTCGCCGAATCGCTCGGCGGCGTGGAATCGCTGATCGAACATCCGGCTGCCATGACGCACGCCTCCACCGCGGGCTCGCAGCTGGAGGTGCCGGACGATCTGGTGCGACTCTCGGTCGGCATCGAGGACGTCAGCGATTTGCTGGCCGACATCGAACAGGCACTGGCGAACTAG
- a CDS encoding GyrI-like domain-containing protein: MKLDLAKSDPHYYDATREPELRTFDTYGYLTVTGFGAPGGERYTEAVQTLYRSAYGAKKIAKADDQDFVVPKLEGQWWVNSDEPPLSVPREQWQWRLMIRMPEVVTAEMVSGATFERLTEGEAIQVMHIGPYATEPETLARMEAFMTAEGLLMNGRHHEIYLSDPRKAPGANTRTILRHPVRRA; the protein is encoded by the coding sequence ATGAAACTCGATCTGGCCAAGAGCGACCCGCACTACTACGACGCCACCCGGGAACCCGAACTGCGCACCTTCGACACCTACGGCTATCTGACGGTCACCGGCTTCGGCGCACCCGGCGGCGAGCGGTACACCGAGGCGGTGCAGACGCTGTACCGATCCGCGTACGGCGCCAAGAAGATCGCCAAGGCGGACGACCAGGATTTCGTGGTGCCGAAGCTGGAGGGCCAGTGGTGGGTGAACTCCGACGAACCGCCGCTGTCGGTGCCGCGCGAGCAGTGGCAGTGGCGGCTGATGATCCGCATGCCCGAGGTGGTCACCGCCGAGATGGTGTCCGGGGCGACGTTCGAGCGGTTGACCGAGGGGGAGGCGATCCAGGTCATGCATATCGGGCCGTACGCCACCGAACCGGAGACGCTGGCCAGGATGGAAGCGTTCATGACCGCCGAGGGGTTGCTGATGAACGGCCGCCATCACGAGATCTACCTCTCCGATCCACGCAAAGCCCCCGGCGCGAATACCCGCACGATTCTGCGTCATCCCGTGCGTCGCGCCTGA
- a CDS encoding DUF4307 domain-containing protein produces the protein MSETPGDTPIDRRADRYGTTPRPTRRWIPFALGAVVLAAGLGVAYVGFQKYGPEDIDAEQLGYTVVDDSTISVHLKVTRKDPQQPVVCFVRAMARDGSELGRREVLIEPSGSGTIELTTTVRASARPVSSSIYGCSDDVPKYLRAG, from the coding sequence ATGAGTGAAACGCCCGGTGACACGCCGATCGACCGACGTGCCGACCGGTACGGAACCACGCCACGCCCGACGCGCCGCTGGATTCCGTTCGCACTCGGCGCGGTCGTGCTCGCCGCGGGTCTCGGGGTCGCCTACGTCGGCTTCCAGAAGTACGGACCGGAGGATATCGACGCCGAACAGCTCGGTTACACCGTCGTCGACGACTCGACCATCTCGGTCCATCTCAAGGTCACCCGCAAGGATCCGCAGCAGCCGGTGGTGTGTTTCGTCCGCGCGATGGCCAGGGACGGGTCCGAATTGGGCCGCCGCGAGGTGCTCATCGAGCCGTCCGGCAGCGGCACCATCGAGCTGACGACCACCGTGCGTGCCTCCGCCCGGCCGGTGTCGAGCAGCATTTACGGCTGCAGCGATGACGTGCCGAAGTATCTGCGGGCAGGCTGA